ATActttatacatttttatgtataacttttcaaatatgtgaattTCCATAGACTAATGAATTGGagaaaattgagaaagaaaGTGAAACAAGTAAATTACCAGTACCTGAGAAATCTGAGGAAATAGTAGTAGCTGTTGATCGATTAAATGCTGTACCCGAGAGAGTAGTAGCTGCTCCATTAAATGCTGTACCCGAGACAGTAGTAGCTGCTCCATTAAATGCTGTACTCGAGAAAGTAGTAACTGCTCGATTAAATGCTGTACCCGATAGAGTAGCAGCTGCTCGATTAAATGCTGTACCCGAGAGAGTAATACCCGAAGGAGTAAAATGGGACTTCGACGCGGAGAATTGGCTGGACCCGTTTCAAGTCTCACATTACGCTATGGATATCTTCGAATATTTAAAAAGCAGAGAACGTCTCTTCCCTATTGCAGATTACATGGAGAGGCAAGTATGTCTCTCACGATGGATGAGAGCCTTGTTAGTAGATTGGATGGTAGAGGTTCAAGAGTCTTTCGAACTAAATCATGAAACCTTATATTTGGCTGTGAAACTAGTTGATCTCTACCTGACAAAGGTAACAGTTGGAAAAGATACATTACAATTGTTAGGTGCTGCAAGTCTTTTTGTAGCGAGTAAATATGATGTAAGTATCAAAAACATATTCTATTACTAGTTCGCCCTAATTACAATgtgattctttttcttttttcaggaAAGAATACCGCCAATGATTGATGATTTTTTGTATATATGCGATGGTATTTACAAACAAAGAGAATTAATTAGAATGGAAATGAGTATTTTAAAAGTGATAGATTTTGATCTCGGCATACCACTTTCTTATAGATTCCTCAGACGATATGCTAGGGTACGTTAATGTCATAGTATTGATTAATCTTGTATGGTTTTCTTCTCTAATATACAAAAATactaattgtaatattatttttatagtgtGCTAAAGTTTCGATGCCAACACTAACTTTAGCTCGATATATTTTGGAGAATGCTCTAATGGATTATTCAACCGTGACGTTAAGTGATAGTAAAATGGCTTCTGCTG
The window above is part of the Megalopta genalis isolate 19385.01 chromosome 2, iyMegGena1_principal, whole genome shotgun sequence genome. Proteins encoded here:
- the CycB3 gene encoding cyclin B3; the protein is MKMAPSKVFNAQTKQTNANMATKKGITTRSQNSVLNNALIKPPVGKDPRFKRKAEGSPQKDKTAKRSALGNITNAIGKTLGTHQQDPKKVIKKAVVTQTKSNTQTKPNTQTKPNTQTKPNTQTSSIRTLENTVAISDKPEEVLPKPKLVPRIKSVKKVTEKIEIPSTIVNVRRSLDLEKSDESSLYVSALEDIGEDTEKKSRRSNVQTNELEKIEKESETSKLPVPEKSEEIVVAVDRLNAVPERVVAAPLNAVPETVVAAPLNAVLEKVVTARLNAVPDRVAAARLNAVPERVIPEGVKWDFDAENWLDPFQVSHYAMDIFEYLKSRERLFPIADYMERQVCLSRWMRALLVDWMVEVQESFELNHETLYLAVKLVDLYLTKVTVGKDTLQLLGAASLFVASKYDERIPPMIDDFLYICDGIYKQRELIRMEMSILKVIDFDLGIPLSYRFLRRYARCAKVSMPTLTLARYILENALMDYSTVTLSDSKMASAALLLAFQMKNLGGWTPTLEYYTGYKVDDIRDIVHLLNEGLHKKHKEALPTVRNKYSHKIFFEVAKLPLKDTLDI